The DNA segment ACCAAGCGTTCCCGTCAGCTGGCCACCGGCGGCAAGGAGCCGAAGGTAGCCTGGGAAAACGACAAGCCGACCGTAGTCGCCCTGCGCGAGATCGCTGCCGGCCTGGTCGACTACGACGTCATCGCCCAGGAAGACATCGTTGAAGAAGAGCCGCTGTTCGCCGCATTCGATGACGAGGCCAACGAGGCCCTCTGAATCCATGCCTGGTCGACGTCGCACGGCGCAGGGTCATGAAGGTCGGCAAGGAGAGACATCTTGCCGAGCATAGACGTCCTTGCCGATCGACTTTCGGCCTACCTCGGCGCCGACCAGGTCAACCTGGTGCGCCGAGCCTACTTCTATGCCGAGCAGGCCCATGACGGCCAGCGTCGACGCAGCGGCGAAGCGTACGTCACCCACCCGCTCGCCGTAGCCAACATCCTCGCCGACATGCACATGGACCATCAAAGCCTGATGGCCGCGATGCTGCATGACGTGATCGAGGACACCGGCATCGCCAAGGAAGCCCTCAGCGCGCAGTTCGGCGAAACCGTCGCCGAGCTGGTGGACGGGGTCAGCAAACTGACCCAGATGAACTTCGAGTCCAAGGCCGAGGCCCAGGCGGAAAACTTCCAGAAGATGGCCATGGCCATGGCGCGCGACATCCGCGTGATCCTGGTCAAGCTGGCCGATCGCCTGCACAACATGCGCACCCTGGAAGTGCTGTCCGGCGAAAAGCGCCGGCGCATCGCCAAGGAAACCCTGGAAATCTACGCACCCATCGCCAACCGACTGGGCATGCACAGCATGCGCGTGGAGTTCGAGGACCTCGGCTTCAAGGCCATGCACCCGATGCGTTCCGAGCGCATCCGCGCCGCAGT comes from the Pseudomonas sp. TCU-HL1 genome and includes:
- the rpoZ gene encoding DNA-directed RNA polymerase subunit omega, with translation MARVTVEDCLDNVDNRFELVMLATKRSRQLATGGKEPKVAWENDKPTVVALREIAAGLVDYDVIAQEDIVEEEPLFAAFDDEANEAL